TATGGAAAAGAAAAGGCATTTTATTTTTCATTGATGTGGAGCCTATGGATCCAACACCCACCTTTACCGTCCTCTAGTTAGTATAAAAACGATATAATCAACACCCCAATATTGACTATGGAATAAAGTTTTAGTTAGAAATATTCTAACTTTTAGTGAGTTATCACTTTGACTATGGAATAAAGTGTTAGTTAGAAATACTCAAAACTTTTAGTGAGTTAGATCACTAACAATGCAATAGCTAGTGTGCTATGTGACTGTAACTATTACAATCAGACCTGCCAACAAGTTTCAATATAGGAGGCCTTGTGGGAAGGAAGGAGTTGTTGGCATGAATTTTATCATTGGACAGAATAATTTCTGGACCTCATATTCTGTTTATTATTATCTTTAAATTGGGATGTTGAAATCTTTGAACTATGGTTTGATCACACACTCAGTAGTTTATATGCAGTTGAAGCTTGTGTATATGTTCTGCTATGCAGACGGTTGCATGTTCAATGAAATTATGTGCCTTAAATGTCCATGTTCCACAAATAGTTGAATGTTGTTAAAATAATCCATGCCTTGTTCTTGCTCCCTTTGTTGTATAGATCAAGGCAGCAGAAATGTCTTTTCTGTTGAAGTATACCACAAGTTTGTACCATTTTTCAGTAGCTAATTTTCTGTGCTTTTGTTCTTTCAGGTGTGCCCAATTTGCACAGATAAGGTTGATAAGAACTTGTTTGACCACATCAGCTCAAAGCATCGAGGTTTCTTGAAGGTATCGTTACCTTTACATGCATCATAAGTCAATTATTTCAGTTTATATATACTGTGAATCATATATAATTTTTGTTCTTGACTAAAATCTGGAAACTAGATCAAACTTTCATTATTTGACTCCTCAAATTCATGTGCAGGATAAGTGGAGAAATCATAAAGGTTCATCTGGGGCACGTTATTCAACACTTGCCTTATTGAAGAGAGATTTACATGAGAGGATAAATGGATCGTCTTGTGCTGCCCCAGTCAGCACAGTGCCTGATCCTCTGCTGTCCTCTTTTGTTGGTAACTTTTATGAAGTAGATTTGCCAAAGGATGCTAAGAAAGAGTCCTTGGCTGAGACAGAAATGGGAAGTGATAACTTAGAGCAGAAAGCAGCAGAGAGGTATGTTCACATGCAATGTAATTCATTTACTTTCATTTTCTGAGAGTAATAATTTGATATCATTTTTGTTTATAAAGTCGAATCATgacagaaaataagaaaagagctAATGACACTGATTAGACTGCTCCTGTTATAAGCCATAGATATAAAATACCTAAGTTATGTCATCTGTTCCAATTATGCCATTGCTTCACAGTTCGTAGTGGGTAAAATATAAACTTAATAGTGTGGGCAGTCCGTTTGATGTCTTAGTACATGGTGGAACATATGTCGTAGATAGTATATTGTATGAACAATTCTTTATCAATGACTTATATGTCACGCATAAGAActcactttttttttcttttttttttttgcgcctGCATAAGAACTCACTTATGTCTGATATTTGCCAGTGTTGATGAGCCTTTGCTCCCTGAGGTCAAGGAGGAGAGAACCAGGAGGAGCCAATTCGTGCAGGGGCTTGTCTTGTCCCTGATGTTTGACGACATCTTATGAAGAGAGCAACCCAAAAGGAGAGTGGAGAAGGCAGCCCTTGCTTCCAGCAAATAGGCCTTACACCAAGCACAAGGTGCTGCCGCAGTTGTTGTAACGATTCGCCAATTTGCCATTGGGAGATGGTGACATTGCTCGGGGATAATGGGGAGATGAATTGTGGATATGGATGTTTCGTAGTATGCATCGTCATTGCATGAATAATAATAGAGTATATGTATGTATAGTTTGGTAGCATCATGGTACCTGATATTATGGGGCCTTGTATGTATATTGGGAGGCCGGAATGGATCCATCTATCATAAATCAGCCATTTGATCATGTGCCTGTGGTGTTCTGCTGGAAACCTGGAATGTGCGTAGGTAATAATCTGCCTTTGACTGCTGAACCGAGTTTTCTTCAAATGATTTATTTGAAAAATAAAACGGCATGATTTGGTCAAATTTGGATGAAATGATTCGCGTTCTTTCGTTGCATTCACACTGCCAATGTTCTGTGCTTTTGTGGACAACGGTACTGCGTCATTTACTCATTTTGCACATACTAATCGTAATGGTATGGATTTTTTCTCTTCCGATATTGAAGAAAGCTCAATATAACCCCTCAGAATGACATCATCATTCTTGAGCATTACTTGTACTTAACTATTGAATTTAGCAAAATACAGATTTAACTGAAGCATAAAAGATGGCAAGAACATTATCATAAAAATAGCTTGGAAGAAACCATCATCTAAGTTGAATAATGAAATAAGTCTCCTACGATGGTAACTTGATGTCTAAACATTGTTATTATAACATGTGTTTATTCAATGTGTTAGGACATGCATATCATGATCTGTACGTCCGTATTGCTACTCCCAACCTGCAACAAACCTCGAAACTCATGTATAATAAAGGGGGAGACAAGTGTATGGATTTATGAAAAACCTTAGCAAACTATGCCTTTTAGAGTGCAGTTGAATGAAGTATCAGTTTAAAAACCTTGCCAGCTAGAATGGTAAATAAAATTATTAGGAAACAAAATTAAATACCAAATTGCGATGATGACTTAATCCATGATGTAAACCATATTGAAACAATCTTGATAAAAGGAATAACACATACCCCATTTACATACTAATTCTAGAAATTAGGTGGACTCAAATCCAAACAACAATGCAAAAACGATTAGACACAACACTTCAATTACTTATGTTCACTGAAGATAAAAAAAAAGCAAGCTAAGAATGATTTAAAGATAcatcacatattcacatgtatatcTTAATCCCCAAAACAGTTAAGAACGCAAGCTAAGAACGCGTACTTATCAACTGGAGTACTGGACTACAAGACTTAGTCACAGTTAAGTCGTCGCTGCGTATAGTCTGCCAAGTCCGCATAAACGTGTTTGGGAAACCGCGTGTTCAAATCTGTAGCTTTTTTCATCCCAAGTGAGCTTCTAAATTGAATGCCTTGGAGTTGCCATTAGTCGAGTCTGCTAATTTTTAATTTACACATGATGAAGCTGACTTTATGCCGTGAACTCCACACGTATTGGACGGCTCGGTTTTGACTTAAAATGCTTATTAGAAAGGGCTATGTCATGCTGTTCTCCCTTTTACTGTGTGGGTTCTCAATGCGCATGAAAAATGCAGTCAATTATATATTCCTGGGGAAAACTCAGTGGCGTTTAAAGGAAAAAAAAGCCATTACAATACACAGAGTTTTGTTTGGATTAGCAAACCCATCACCTACGTTTGCAAACAGCCAAACACACGAAAGCATACATCTGTACATCATGCTGGTACAAACAATGGCTATGCACATGACACACAAACATACTGGTACCACATCACACAATTCACACAACCTGGAAACATTTTCCAGGGCTTGTGCTTACTGGAAGTCGTTGGGGTGACATGATCTTGGAAATCCAGAACAGCTGGGTCCCTGATCTTGCTCAGAGATTGACTATTTTGGTTTGATTTTCTCTGTGAAACTCTTTTAGGCGTGTTATGCGGATGTATTTTGGTCACAAGCCAAATTTTATAATTTTAAGAGAAGATATCAGTATTATTGATTTTAAAAAAACTATTAACTAACTGCAAATTTGTTGTCTAAAGTATAcacttatatattttttttcaaaacccaCTTACAATCTTGAAATACATGCATGTACTTATGAATATATTTGTTTGTAGCCTAAAGGTATTTTTCTCTaacaatggccctgttcgctgggaggaatttggaggaatctgtgagagagtgaacagtgtttttcatccGCGCACAGTGAAATCCGACTGGTATTTCAACCAGCCGAACGAGCCCaatagggcgtacccagtgcagagagctcccgctctgtgcggggtctgggaagggtgtcagtggcaagctttaccctcgcctgtgacatgcgaggagaccgcgactcgaaccccggaccttccggtcacaggtggtaagactctaccgcttgcaacAGGCCCGCCTTCAGGCTATTTTTCTCTAACAATAACACGACTGCTTTTCTCTAACAATAACATGACTGAAATTCAATTAGATTCTAAAAAGGTTTTGTATTCCTAAAAATTACAGTTAAATTGTTTCGTACaccaaaatatgaaataatggtTTCATCCATTTTCTTGTAAAAGAGGAAATGTTTGCTACTATTAATCACCTTGATCAGCTTGTCGTTTGCGCATACCCGCGAATGCAAACCATAAACACGAGAAATTATCTATAAAAACAAAATATAAGCCATTTAAATGATACCGTGATTTACATTACACTAACATATGAGGTCAAGCCTCTTTACGGTTTGGCCATGAAAGGAAGCCTTCGCTGGCCTTAGGATCCTGTTTATTTGAGCTTTTACCTGGCTTCGTTTGGCCAAAAGCCAGAAGTTGAAACGAATAGTACAGTTATTGAGCTGAATTTTTAAAAAGATGTAAAGTTGTCTTTTGAGAAAATGAACTAAAAACTGAAAATGTGCGGCTGTCCCCTATTGATGTTAATATTATACTGCCGACATCTGCACTATTATAGTTAGTTCAAAATATGTGataatacatacatacatacatacatacatacatacatacatacatacatacatacatacatacatacatacatacatacatacgtacgtacgtacgtacataCATACGTATATCGTTTAGATGAGATTTTCACAATGATGCAATCAAATTGGCTTTTGAGGTTGTTTTCAAAACTACAAAGTGACTAATAAAACTAGAGAGTAAAGTATTCAAATATTTGAATATTTTCTTCCAATTTTGGGTGTGGTACGGAAGTCTATGCATGTACTACATAATATTATTTTTGTAATTTAAGGCTCATTTTTTTTTACCACGTACGTTGTTCAAATTTGATCAATTCCCATGAAAAAGAGCAAACCGAAGGAAAGAAACGAAATAAAATATTTATTAAGTTACTTCTAGACCCATGACCAATCACCATGTGTTAAAAAATAcaatcagcaaaaaaaaaaaggttggcCATTTGTTGCAGAAGCCATGGGGTCAACGAGTAACCATCGCCAATAGTATAGGCATAACCGACCGTCTTTATATCAGTGTTGGTAATTGTCTTACTGTTGGCTATCAAGTATATCAGTCATTTGCCGTGTGTAATATTCTACTCTTGGGAATTAATATTCGCAAGTGTTCTAGCAGTGTTGGTAATAGTATAGTGCCCAACTGTTGAATATCTAACCCATGATAATACTCTATACTGTTGGCTATTCACAATCTCCCTGACTGCCCGTTGACCATTATAGTtccttgttcgcttgaacttatgagctggcttatcagctagaatctacagtatttttctcttacaacaaaacagctatagccgacttatcagccggctttaataccagccgaacaaaaAAGCGTCAGCAGCTTAGTAGTGATGGTGGTGCAGCAGCAGGGCTGGTGGATCCAGGTTGAGGAGGGTGATGTGGCCCAAATTTGAGTTGAGCAGAGGTCGATGCACCTGAAGAGCACTGATGCAGGTTGAAGTTCTTGCCCGCGAACTGCAAAAAGGAATGCCCAGCCGTCCAGGAATGTGAGCAAACCATCCTGGAAGCAATGGATATGCGAAAAAAGGACGAGTCTTGGCTATCTGCAATTCTGCATCACCTCAATTTGGTGTGGCCAAGGTGAAATTACTTCCTGCTGACCATGCAGTGGAATTCCTTCTCCTGTAAAGTTTCGAAATCATTTCATCAGGATAGCGTATAATGTTTAAATTCATCATATCAGAATAACTCAGGCAGAAAACATATGAGGAGGTAATCAGTGCCCTGGTAATGTTTTTGAAGAGTGAACAATTCATTTTCGGAAGTAAAGTACCTTGGCAATAGCCTGTGTTTATATAATCAAGACTGAAAACAATGGGACCACAATCTGCAATTTGGTGAAGTGTTCCATGCTCTTCCTGGGGCGCATCTTCAGCCGTTCCAGTTCCTGGAAAGTACAAAATCACGGTATCAGAAAAACTCATGCAGAAAACACATGGAAAGGAAAGATATAAGAGGAAAATGTTTCCAAAAAGTATAATAGGGAGGAGCCAATCACGAAAATAATGTGAGAGAACAGTCATCTTTTTAAATTATAGTACCTTGGTAATAGCATGTGTTTGGACCATTAGGAATGCTGGGACCACATTGTGCAATTTGGGAAACTGGTCCCATTACATGTTCATCGTGGGCCAAATATTCAGCTGCTCCAGTCCCTTGGAGGTAGAAATTCCAGCCTCAGACAATCGGTCGTAGCGAGGAATGTAAGAGCAGTCAGAATTTAGAAAGTGGTATCGGAGTAACCTTGATATGGAGCAAGCTGATTAGCAGAGAAAATTTGTTGTGATGCGCCCACTGCTAGAACAGAAGGTGCAGCAGCAACATCTGTGCTTGGAGAGTTCGGCTCAGGAATATTGCCTTTCATTGCAAAATCAGGTGAAATGTCCTTCAGTTTTTCATATGCATGCCATCTCCACTTGTTCACTAAAGCCTGCAACAAGAACACCATACCTGCTTATTATCGAAAGTTCAGATGTTGAACACGGCCACGATAGTAATATTGGTAATATGGTGATCATGGGTTCAGCGTGTACCTTCTGAGCTGTGTTAAATCTTTGACATGCAACATACTCATGTGGGAATGCTGCTCCGACAAGCTCATGCACGCAATTAAAGAAAAGCACAACATTGCCCTCTTTACTGTGGTACCGTTTGAGTTCTTGCCGATCTTCGAGAACACACTCCCTTGCATGCTCAATCAGTTTTGACCAAGCCTTTTGCTGATTTTCCATCTTGAGGATCTTCATGATTTAAAACAACATCATGTGAATGAAACAAATGGCTGCAAAACAGGGGCATACAGGATAATGCATTTACCGTACGAAGCTTGTTGGAGTCCTCATTCAAAGCCTTCAAGAAGCCCTCCACTTTATAGATTTGCACCGACAGAAGCCTCCTGTGGTAAGCTCCATCCCTGGCAATCTCCTCTAAGCGATATAGGTCATCATCTAGTCTTGGA
The sequence above is drawn from the Miscanthus floridulus cultivar M001 chromosome 15, ASM1932011v1, whole genome shotgun sequence genome and encodes:
- the LOC136508449 gene encoding protein DEHYDRATION-INDUCED 19 homolog 2-like, with amino-acid sequence MDMEVYERLTAAETRHHRGTRFDALIGLDEVEGSDEEEEEEEEERAAGAGLGDELPCPFCGEELDAVGLWCHMDDEHRAEANAGVCPICTDKVDKNLFDHISSKHRGFLKDKWRNHKGSSGARYSTLALLKRDLHERINGSSCAAPVSTVPDPLLSSFVGNFYEVDLPKDAKKESLAETEMGSDNLEQKAAESVDEPLLPEVKEERTRRSQFVQGLVLSLMFDDIL